From the genome of candidate division WOR-3 bacterium:
GTAGATCGTGCTGCTTTGGAAAAACTTGCTGCCCTTGAGAAAACCTATAAGACGGCAGGGACGAAAGAAACAATAAAGACTTTATTATTTCGCAACATATTCTTGGTGGGTTTATGTCTGCTATTTATTTATTATAATCAACTTACAAATCAGAGTTTTTTTACAGGAAAGAATTTTTACTTTTTAGCACTTCTCTTGGTCATTTACATCGCGCTAAGCAAATTCCTTTATGAAATGCATCTTATCTACGGATTACCCATCGCCTTTTTCGTTGCTTTATTCACATTTTACTTCAACTTTTATACTGGGTTTTTTGCATCCCTTGTTCTTAGTTCAATACCGGGAGTAATATACGGTTCATTGCCCGCTTTTATTTACCCGCTGGTGAGTGGCATCGCTGCTGCTTTCTCCATCCCTGCGCTAAAGAGTCGTTATCTATTATATCGCCCTGCTTTGTACTTGAGTCTTGCTAATGGCTTAGCTGTCTTCTTTATTGACAATTATTTTCTCCATTCCGGTATCAATGTTATCAATTTAGGGATAGGTATTTTAAATGGCTTCGGTTCTTTGGTGATATTAGTAGTATTTTTACCAATTTTTGAACAACTCTTTGATTTTACCACCGATTTCACCTTATTAGAACTGGGAAATCTCAATCTGCCGATCTTCAAAGAAATGTCAATCAATGCACCGGGGACTTATCATCATTCAGTTATTGTAGGCAATCTGGCGGAAGCAGGAGCCCGTGCAATCGGGGCGGATCCAGTTCTAGCACGCGTGGGTGCTTATTATCACGATATTGGAAAACTAAAAAAACCAGAATATTTCATTGAAAACCAAATCGGTCAGAAAAACCCTCATGACAATTTAAAACCCCAGATGAGTGCTTTGGTGATAATCTCTCATGTTAAGGATGGTTATGAAATGGGACGGAGTATGAAACTTCCTAAAAATATTCTTTCAATAATTTGCGAACACCATGGCACCTCGCGAATTGAAAGTTTTTACCGAAAAGCCCTTTCTTCTACCGAAAAAGTTGAAGAAGAAATCTTTAATTATCCGGGGCCCAAACCTCAAACTCGAGAGGCAGCATTAGTAATGCTTGCAGACTCGGTGGAAGCAGCGGCTCGTGCCGAAAGGAATATCACGGTGAGTAAATTACAAAAGATTCTAAAAGAAAGTTTTGATAAAAAGTTCAATGAGGGACAACTTGATGAGTGCCCGATAAGTCGTGTAGATTTAGAGCATATCAAGACTGCATTTTTACCCATTCTGCTTGGTATATTCCATCCGCGGATTGAATATGAAACTTCCGAAGTTAAAGATAAATATTTATAATCAAACCCACACACATATACCCGATAGGAAGAGATTGAGGAAATTAGTAAATTATATTTTCAAAAAAGAAGGTAACAAATCTATCACCTCAATCAATATCATTATCGCTGATGGTTCTTACCTGCGCCGTCTAAACAGAGAGTTTTTTGGGCGCAACCGAACAACCAATGTGATCTCTTTCAATCTCGGCGAACTTGGCGAGGTGTATATCTCAAGGGCGCAAACCCGAGAACTATTCGATTTATACTATTATCTTGCCCATGGTTTACTACATATTTTAGGTTATGACCACAAAACCAAAAAAGATAATGAATTGATGGAAAAGAAATGCCTTGATTATCTTAATGCATTTTTTGCATTGGAAAAAAATAACCTATGATCCACCATTATCTATTGATTATCCTTCTGTTAGCTTGTAGTGCTTTTTTCTCTGGTATGGAGGCGGCAATATTTTCTTTAAGCAAATTTCGTGTGAAAAGCTTGCTTTTTGAGAATATCAAGGGGGCACACAGTCTTTCCCATTTAAAAAATGAACCATTTAACACACTTTTCACCTTGCTTTTTATGAATGATCTTGTTAATATTGGTGCCTCCTCGTTAGCAACCGTAATCATAACTCACATTCTTTTAAAACTGAATTTAGCCCCTGTCTTCTTCTATCCCTTTGAAATATTCCTTATGACCTTTCTTCTACTCTTACTGGGGGAAATAACGCCCAAAACAGTTTTTCTTAATAATGCAGAATACTTGGCACTGCGGCTAAGTTTTATTGTTGAGATTCTCAATAAACTTACTTTTCCTTTAGCCACGCTTTTCAGCAATATCCTTCGCACTTTGACCCCGACGCCGAAAGGTTTTAATATTTCAGAAGAAGATATCAAGAAAATGCTGACAGAGGCTAAAGCCCAGAATATTCTTGAAGAGGTAGAAGTGCAACTTACTTACCGCATATTAAAATTTGGAAAAACATTGGTCCATGAAATTATGATTCCTGCCGATAAGGTTATCGGGGTAAGAGAGCAGCAATCTGTTATCGAGGCAATGGAACTGATGAAAAAAACAAGACATTCACGGATTTGTGTATATAAAAGTAGCGAACCTAACGAGGTGATAGGGGTTTTATACGCCAAGGATCTAATTTTGAAAGAATTTACGGGTCAAGAAAAAGTGACTCTCTGCATGCGTAGTCCTTTTGTTATTCCCAAGACAGAACCGATTGATGAACTATTGATTGACTTCAGAAAGAAGGGTATTCATTTTGCGGTTATCAATGATGAAAATGGAAAATTTGTTGGTATTGTGACACTAAATGACATTCTTAAATATCTATTCGGCACTCTTCCCGAAATATGATTCTGGTATTTAGCGCATTAGCTTTGGTGCTATCGATAGGTATATTTACTGCAACTGAGACCGCATTTTTATGTGTGGATAAGACAAAACTCTTTACCTATGCCAGAGAGAAGAAGTACTGGGCGATATTGGTTAGCGATTTTCTGAGAAAAACAGCTGAATTTTTTTCTACGATCCTTGTTTGCGAAGATTTTTTAATCGTTATTGCTTCCAATTTATTTGCTCTGTATTTCCTTAAGAATTTCGGGGAAAATTATGTGGTTTTATCAACAATACTTTTATCCTTTTTTTCATTAATCTTTGGGCAACTGATTCCTAAATCTATTGCCTTGAATTATCCGGAGCAAACACTGGCACTCACGGCACGGGTGATTGCCTTTTTTGGGGTTTTGCTATCGCCGATAATTTTTTTGCTTGCTCGGGTTAGCGAAAGCCTGGCAACAATTTTTAAAATCCCCACTCCTACAGAGTTGATTCGCCGCCGGGATATCGTCTTCGCCGTAAGCGAATATGAAAAGGACACCAGTTTACTTACCGCACGCTTGTTTGACTTTACCCATCGCAAAGTTTTTGAGATTATGCGGCCTATAAATATCGCGTTTGTCTGTAAAAAAGACGAAGATTTTAAAAAATTCTGTATGGAATCAAGTCGGATTTTTCGTGTTATCCCGGTGCTGGACCCGGTAACTGGTGAAATCATTGGTATTATCAACACCAAAGATTACTTTTTCACCGAACAGCTCGAAATAAAATCTCCTTTTTTTGTTAACGAAAACGATAAATGTATGCAGGTTTTTTTAAAAATGAAGGAAAAAAATGAGCATCTTGCTGTGGTCCAAGACGCGCAAAAAAATGCGGTGGGCATCATCACTATTTACGACCTTATTGAGGAACTTGTTGGTTCAATAAGGGAAGAAAGATAGAATAAGCAATAACAAAAAAGACCTTTAAATTGCTTATTGAATTTTTTAGCGAAATAGATTAAAATTAATTGATGAGTAAATTGGTAAGTTACAGTCTGGGATTCCTTTTTCTCTCCATTACAGTATTTATTTTAATCCCACCTGATAGAAATATGATATATGTGAGGACAAACTCAATAGTGATAACCGACCGTAATGGAGCCCTGTTAAGAAATGTTCTTTCCCGCGATTATAAAACAAGTATTTGGAAAGATCTAAAAGAAATCTCTCCATACTTGACTAAAGCGACTATAATTAAAGAAGATAAAAGATTTTTAATGCACAACGGAATCGATCTCAGCGCACTGGTGCGGGCGCTCATTGAAAATATAAAAAAGAAAAAAATTTGTTCAGGAGGTTCGACAATCACGATGCAAGTTGCTAAGATGGTATTGAACAATAAACGCCGAACAATAACCAACAAGATAATAGAAATACTTTATGCCTTAAAACTTGAACTCTATTTACGAAAGGATGAAATTCTTGAGATATATCTTAATCGTGCTCCATACGGTTACCAAACCTATGGGGTTGAAGCAGCCGCGCAATTTTATTTCAACAAGTCAGCACGTGATTTATCACTTAATGAAGCCTGTTTTCTCGCATTGCTTCCCCAGACTCCAACTATCTGGAGCTCGCCAAAAAAAATTAATTTGCTAATTGAGGAGAAGAATAAAATACTGAGAAAAATGTTGATTTTCAATTTGATTGATTCTACCGATTTTCTATGTGCGTTGAACGAACCAATTAGCATAAACCGAAATAGAATAATTTTTCGGGCACCACACTTTGTGGATTTTTTATTGAACAACTTAACAGAGAATACATATTCAATTATTACTTCAACACTTGATATAAAGTTGCAGGAATATATCGAAAAACTATTATTTACTTCAATTTCTGCATTAAGAAAATATAATGTAAATCAAGGGGCAGTGGTAGTTTTGGATACTCGGACCGGAGAAATTTTAAGTATGGTAGGATCCAAGGATTACTTTGCTGAAAAGGACGGACAGGTAAATGGGTGTGTGGCTTTAAGACAACCAGGTTCGGCTCTAAAACCGTTTCTTTACCTTCTGGCATTAACCCAAGGCTTACCAATGAGTTATTTAATGAATGATACCATAACCGAGTTCAAACTTTCCGATGGCACTGTCTTTGCACCACGAAATTTTGGTAATAAATACCATAGATATGTTCGGGCTCGGGAAGCGCTTGGTTCATCTTTTAATATTCCTGCCGTATATATCCTCAATAGGTTAGGGGTAACAAATTTCTATAGTTTTCTCTCCAAACTTCATTTTACGACTATTTTTAAACAACCTGAATTCTATGGACTTTCGCTTTCCCTGGGTTCAGCCGAGGTAAGACTCCTCGAACTAACCAACGCTTATCGAGCTATTGCTAACCGCGGCATTTGGCGCCAATATCAATTCATAAAAGGTCAAATGAAAACCCAAATGGGGGAGAGGGTTTTTTCCGAAGAAGCCGCTTTCATTATAACCGATGTTTTATCAGATAATTCAAGCCGCATTAAAGCATTTGGTGATGATTCGCCCTTGAATTTACCATTTCCCTGTGCAGTTAAAACAGGAACAACAAAGAATTTCAAAGATAACTGGTGTGTAGGTTTTACTGATAAATATACGGTTGGTGTCTGGGTTGGAAATTTTGATGGCTCACCAATGAATGGTGTATCAGGTATTTCAGGTGCGGCACCATTATTCAGAGATATTATGATTGAATTGCACCGGAATGAATATCCAAAAGAATTTGAAAGACCAAAATCTGTTATTTCATTAAAAGTCTGTGCAAGAACTGGTTTGATTCCAAAAAAAGAATGTCCGTTGATAGAAGAGATATTTATTGCAGGAACCGAGCCAAAAGACAGCTGTGATTTTTGTGCCAATAAAAAAGAATTTATTATGCTTAAAACCGCAATCCGATCAGAAAATAAAGTATTAAAAATCATCCATCCGAATGATGGTGATATATTCAAACTTGACCCCCAAATTCCGTACAGGAATCAAGCAATTTCAATAAAAGTTTATGGAGATACGAGCATTAAAAAGGTTATCTTGAAATTGAATGGTAATATTTTATGCGAAAAAAGTGAAAGGGAAGTCACATTCCTTTGGCAACCCAAACCAGGACTTTACGAACTTGAAGCGACTGGAATAACTACCAACGGAGAAATATCAGACAGAGTAAAATATCGCGTATATTAGATGGATTAAAATTAATCCATTGATATCCCTGACAATTCAATACTTAATCAATTGAACAATTAAACAATTGTTTAATTGTTTAATTATTTAAAGGATTGACTGATTTATAGTATTGTGTATAATGTAGTATGAGAAAGAAGATGCCGGAGACTGAGTATAGGGCGTCAAGGGTCTGCAGGGTTTTGGGAAATCCGACAGCTTATCAGATTGTGAAATTGTTATTGGGTAGAAAAATGACACCAGGTGAGATTGCTAAAGAAATGGGTATTTCAGAAGCGCTCGCTTCTGTTACTTTAAGAACTTTAAGGAATATTGATATTGTGCGGTATGAGACGAAAGGCAAGGAGAAGATTTACTGGATAAAAGACGACTTTATTGATGGAATATGCAATATACTGGAAAAATTTGTAATTAAAATGCGAGAAAAAAATTGGTAATTGGTGGTAATTAAGAGAAGGGGGAAAGATGGGATTAATGATAAGTTAGAACATTTGTACATTGACACTCTGCAATATTTTTATATAATTTTTTTAATGATAACATTGATTTCATTATTTCTTTTAGTCCTGATTCAACTGCAAGACACTATTTATGCAATAAATAGGGGAGAGGCAGAATTTTATCGATTATTTACTGATGTAGATAGTTTTGTTTATGCGAAATTTTATACCGTTGATGATTCGATCCAAGTTGTGTTTTCTTACATCGTAAAAGGTGACACGATTGATTCTACTATATATATCAGCAAGGAAGTTTTTGACGGTTTAAAATTTTATCAAAAAAATTTTCAAAGAATTAATGGCGATTTGAATTTTAGAAAAGAATTCCTAAAAAATTATGAAATTGACTGGCCTATCATCTCGCCAAGGAACCTTGCGCGCGCTAAAAAGACTGCTTTGTCAAATGTGCTCTTTAATAGCGTATGCTGTATGACTGGCACCGGAGCAACTGGTGCATATATCGGCGCACTCGTGGGTCGGAGTATTTATAAGGAAATAGGATATATCCCTTGTGGATGGCAGGAATACAGCTGTATGATCCCATACGAATACTACTCATACTCTATAAATCACACAAAATATTATACTGGCATGGGAATCGGTATTGCGGGTGGCGCAATCGCAAGTAAAACGCTTTATTGGAAGGATTGGGAAAAGAATGTTTTATTCAATACCTTAAACGATATTGTTGCATTCGATGACAATGGCATTCCTATAACAAAGAATGAAGTCGATAGAGAATTCCGTGGGCAATATACTGTTGGCTTTGGTATGCTTGGCATCGTTATTGGTGGTTCTTTGATACTCGCTGAAATACTTTTATTAACTAAGCCCTGGTTTGATTTAGCCCCGAAGACAGACTGGGATGAGAAAGCAGTTACAATTCCGATATTACTTATTTCTGGCGCCAGTTTCTGGCATTTTACAAAGTTTACCATTGAAAAAGGCAAAGAACTTGACCACATAGCAACATTTGAGAGGATAAAACAGAAAAGAAATATGATATATAAAAATAAATGAAAAGACAGCGTCCTGGTCAAAACAAGAAATTTTGAGCATGCCCTTTGATGGCCGACAAAAAATAACCCAAAGTGGCATTCTAAGAATTTCGATCGTAATAGCAATTGTAATATTTTTGCAAATTATATATATTGTTTTTGAGGGAAAATATGCTGGCCTCGGCTTTCCTATTGATGACCCTTGGATACATATGCAGTTTGCAAAAAATGTAGCAGAAGGCTATGGATTCAGTTATAATGCTAAAGAGCCAGTAGCAGGTTCAACAGCCCCGCTCTGGACGATTTTACTCGTTCCGATACACTGGATTACAAAGAACATAACCTTGCGTATTTTAATGGTAAAAATTTTAGGAGTTTTACTCTTTATAATTACCTTGATCTTTATCTATTTCTTATCATTCCGAATTACAAGTAATAATAATGCAGCATTTTTTTCAGCGCTCGCTGCAGGCACTACGACACACCTAAACTGGGGTGCAGTATCCGGACTGGAGATCCCACTCTATGTATTGCTCACTATAGTAGTAATCTATTTAAATTACGAAATGTGTCTTCAGAGAAAAACAAAATTAATGTATTTAATCCCAGTGCTTATTGGATTGGCGGTATATGCGAGGCCGGAATGTGCTTTATTATTGATTTTTTATTTCCTTGATAATATTCCGCGTTGGATAACAAAACGAAGGTTATCATTTTTAATCATTGCAACATGCTTATTTGTTGCTACTTTATTGCCTTATTTTATTTTTAATTACTCGCTTTCAGGTTCAATCTTTCCAAATACATTCAGAGCAAAGGCACAACAGAATAGCATATTTGTAGCACTTTCGACAATGAACCTTTTGCATCTTAAATGGCTTTTTTTAAAAATGGCACCTGCCTATTTTGGCCAGAGTATTGCGCATCTTTTCAAAGCAAATCCTCTCTTTGTGTATGGTTTGTTTATGGGTGCTTTTATTATTATTTACAGAAAATTCAAAAGTCCGAACGACCAATCATTGAGTTTAATGCCTGTATTAGTTGCTTTTTTCTATGCGCCACTGATTGGTCTCATATCGCCATTTATCAGTGCTGATTTTCACGGGGGTCGGTATATTGCCAACCAGGTTGCCATTGGGGCATTAATTGCGGTATGGGGTTTTTACTGGCTTTTTCAAACAATAAAAAGGTTATCAAAGACCGCAATAAAAATAATTATCTTTGTAATAGTTGCTATCGCTTTGTATAACACTATTTTTGCCCAGGTCTTTATGATTAAATTTTCTGCCTCAAATGTTAAAAGCATAAATGAAATACAGGTAAAGACCGGCAAATGGATTAAGGAAAATATTCCACCCGATGCAATAGTTGCGGTAAACGATATTGGTGCAATTAAATATTTTTCTGATAGAAGGATAATTGACCTCTGTGGGCTTGTTGAGCCAAAAATAATTGCTTACTTTAAAAAATATGGTGATAATAAATTGGGTGCTTATGTTTATGTTATGGAAAATAAACCCGATTATCTTGCAATATTCCCGCGCTGGTATCCGCAATTAACTGACACAAACCGATTCCAAGTTCTTTATAAAATAATATATAATAAAAATACTGCGAGCGAATGGGTATTTATCCCTGAGGTGGAAACTTATATGGGAATAGTTTTAAAATCATTAACTGTTAAACCAATTCCTTCAGAAAAATGGATTTTGAAAACTAAATTTTAATCTAAAACAACAACCTGAAATTTTTTTCAAAAAATATGTAAAAATTCTAAGAGAAAGGGGAGAAGGCTTTAAATTTTAATAAATAATTTAAATAAAATAATTATCACCAGGGCTGGCAGGAAATTCCCTACTTTAATATCTTTCAACCCAAGGAGCCTTATCCCAATGGCAAATACGAGGATACCCCCGATTCCTGTAAAATCATTCAAAAAGTATGGTGTGCCAAGAAAATTAAGCTGGGAAGCAAGAATAGTTATTGAACCTTGAAATAGTAAAACAACGACCGCAGAGAACAAAACACCAATGCCCAAAGTAGATGTAAGGATAATCGCGGATATGCAATCCATAATTGATTTGGTAATCAATAATTCTGGTTTATGCGAAAGACCATCCTGGATACAACCAAGGATTGTCATCGGACCTACTGAAAACAAAATACTCGCAGTTACAAAACCTTGAGCAAAATTTTTCGATTCTGAAAAAGTTTTTATTTTCTTAATCTTTTCTCCAATTTGTTCAATAAAAGCTTCAATATCTATAAGTTCTCCTATAATACCGCCTGATACAAGGCTGATAATAATTGCGATAGGCTTTTCCATCTGAATCCCCATTTTTAGTCCTAAGGCGCATGTAAAAATGCCGAGTCCTGTTAAAATTATATTCTTAATGTTTTCAGGTATACCTTTTTTTACGAACAAGCCGATAGTGCTGCCTATAATCACGAGAATAGTATTTGTTATTGTCCCCAGCATTTAAAATTATACATATTAAAATAAAAAAATCAATCATAAACAATACAAAGTTGGTCAAAACTTAAATAAGATAATCGTCTAAATCAGAGCAATTTTCTTTTAAAACCTTAAACCAGTTAATATGTAAATCCAACAACATAAGACTTACGGGGGAGAGCACTGAAAATATTATATTCTAAAATTTACATTCTTAAGTTTACATAATATATATTATCAGACATAAATGATTTGATTTTCTGGGAAAATATAGCGCTAATTTAGATGGCTAATATTGACTTTTTTGTTAAAATTGTTATAATAGAGATGTGATTGAAAAAATCAAGATCTCAACAAAAAATAGAAATGAACTTGTTGATATAACCAACGAGGTTAAAAAGATTATTGAGAAGAATAAAATTAAAGATGGGGTAATCCATATTTTCTGTCCGCATACAACTGCAGCAATAGCTATAAATGAAAATTATGATCCATCAGTCCAGGAAGATATAACAAATGCGCTTGAAAAACTCATTCCCTATCGCGGAAATTATTCTCATACTGAGGGTAATGCTGATGCCCACATAAAGGCAGCGATAGTCGGTTCATCACGGACATTATTCATTGAAGATGGTAAACTTGCCTTCGGCACTTGGCAGGGAATTTTTTTCTGCGAATTTGATGGACCCAGAACAAGGGAAGTATGGGTGAAAATTATAAAAAGTCTCTAAAGTTGGAGAGCCAATATTAAAGGGAGGTCAAAAATGCACAAAAAACTCTTCATTCCTGGACCAACTGAAGTCCGGGAAGATATCTTACAAGCTCAAGCAAGACCAATGATAGGCCATCGGTCCAAGGAATTCAGCACGCTCTATGAAGGGATTGTAAATAAGATTAAAAAAGCACTGAATACCCAGAACCATGTGATTGTTTTTACTTCTTCGGGAACAGGTATTATGGAAGGTGCAATACGAAATTGCGTTTATAAAGATGTCCTTTGTTGTGTCAATGGAGCCTTTAGTGATAGATGGTTTAAGATTGCCAAGGCATGCGGTAAAAATGCGGATGAGATCCGCGTTGATTGGGGTAAGGCAATCAAACCGGAAATGATCGAAGACAAACTAAAAAAGAAAAAATACGATGCAGTTACATTGGTCCATAATGAATCATCAACAGGTGTGCGTGCACCAATTGAAGAGATTGCCGAAGTGATGAAAAAATATCCTGATACCTTTTTCCTTGTTGATACCGTGAGTTCATTGATGGGTGATAAGATTGAGATTGATAAACTTGGCATAGATGTTTGTTTGACCAGCAGTCAGAAATGCTTTGCCCTCCCTCCTGGTCTTGCAGTCTGTACTGTTTCTCAACGAGCATTAGAACGCACTCGAACTATTCCGGACCGCGGTTATTATTTTGATTTTGATGCGATGTTAAAGAGATATGAAAAAGACCGTCAGACGCCCACCACTCCCGCAGTCACCTTAATGTATGCAATGGATAAACAGATGGATAAAATCCTGGCAGAAGGTATGGAAAATCGCTACAAACGGCATTTAGAGATGGCAAATTATGTTCGTGAATGGGCAAAAAAATACTTCGCGTTATTCCCCGAACCTGGTTACGAATCGGTTACACTTACTTGCGTAGACAATGTCCGAAAAATCTCTGTTGCGGATCTTAATAGCGAATTGGGGAAACGAGGGTTTCAGATTTCCAATGGTTATGGCGACCTAAAGGAAAAAACATTCCGCATTGCCCATATGGGGGATTTAACGCTCGAAGAGATTAAGGAACTTATAAATAATATAAACGATATTCTCAAATTATAGAGAGCCACAAAGGACGTTAAAAGGCTAAAGACGATGAGAGGGTAATTTGCCCTCTCATCGTCTAATAAAAAGAATTTACAATCTTTTCTATACTAATTTTAGTATCGGTGTGTTGACAATACAACTTAGTATCGGATAAATTCCTGAACCAGCCTCTCCCCTTTTACTGTTGACAACTCTAATGGTTCTACCTGCACACCAACCTTGTAGTGAATACCCATAACTGCACCTTTATTTATCCCAAGCGAATTCATATATACCTTCGCCTGCTTGATATGCTTTTTTTCTATTTTCTTTACACTTTTAATTTCTAAAACATTCTCCTCTTTTTTAGTTGCCCAGTAGGGATTGATTATAAAATCGACTCTCCCTGTCCCAATTTTGTATCCCTTATAAAGTAGTTCAAAATTCCTCTGTCGTTCATACGGAATCCCTCGAATACGCATCTCATGGCATAAAGCCTCTTCATATACCTTTTCGTCCAATTCAATAGGCGGCAGGTTTCTCAATACCTCTTCCGCCGCCTCCACTACATCTTGCAGCCACTTATCATAATTTGCCATTCTCCCTCCCGGTTATAATAATACTTCTCTTCTTATCTCAAGTTCAGAATTCACAATGATCAATTCTCCCTCCTTCACTTCCTGCCATCTT
Proteins encoded in this window:
- a CDS encoding GxxExxY protein; translation: MANYDKWLQDVVEAAEEVLRNLPPIELDEKVYEEALCHEMRIRGIPYERQRNFELLYKGYKIGTGRVDFIINPYWATKKEENVLEIKSVKKIEKKHIKQAKVYMNSLGINKGAVMGIHYKVGVQVEPLELSTVKGERLVQEFIRY